In Leucoraja erinacea ecotype New England chromosome 11, Leri_hhj_1, whole genome shotgun sequence, the following are encoded in one genomic region:
- the LOC129701750 gene encoding thymosin beta-11-like — protein sequence MSDKPNLCEIIQFDKKKLKKIETKEKNPLPTKETIEEEKRQESAS from the exons ATGTCAGACAAACCAAATCTTTGTGAAATCATACAGTTTGATAAGAAAAAACTGAAGAAGATAGAAACCAAAGAAAAAAACCCTTTACCAACAAAAGAGA CAATTGAAGAGGAAAAGAGACAAGAATCAGCATCATGA